A genomic stretch from Hemicordylus capensis ecotype Gifberg chromosome 1, rHemCap1.1.pri, whole genome shotgun sequence includes:
- the NEK3 gene encoding serine/threonine-protein kinase Nek3 isoform X2, with translation MDKYTVLRILGEGSFGRVLLVHHKNRNQKYAMKEIRLPKSVIDTEKSWNESILLAKMKHPNIVTYQESFEADGHLYIVMEYCDDGDLMQKIKLQKGKLFPEDTILTWFAQICLGVKYIHDRRVLHRDIKSKNIFLTQHGKVKLGDFGSALLLTSPMAYACSYVGTPYYVPPEIWENTPYNNKSDIWSLGCILYELCTLKHPFQAYSWKHLILKICKGYYNPLPSHYTYELHYLIKQMFKRNPKNRPSATTILTRNCLSKLVRNFAATEEKGEYARSKTSNLDLGAVSKGFSELGLEKTNVDEIVSSQAVSTSPHRQQWGKGRPSTMINVLENAPLLSSSFSIQEDTSGNVRKYDENIPRKQWTKEPPETLMNMLHNADISLAFKTYTIYKAASDDLLRGPLTEEVKTSDEPDGETITEDRERLEPRSDEEDTDFEAEDDPDWVFELKRTMMESQTAN, from the exons ATGGATAAATATACTGTGTTAAGAATTCTCGGAGAAGGATCATTTGGGAGAGTTCTGTTAGTCCATCACAAGAACAGAAATCAGAAATATGCAATGAAGGAAATAAGACTTCCCAAG TCTGTCATTGATACAGAGAAATCTTGGAATGAATCTATTCTGTTGGCTAAAATGAAGCATCCAAATATTGTCACTTACCAGGAATCATTTGAAG CTGATGGACATCTATATATAGTGATGGAATACTGTGACGATGGAGAtctaatgcaaaaaataaaacttCAAAAAGGAAAGTTGTTTCCTGAAGATACG ATACTCACTTGGTTTGCACAGATATGCCTGGGTGTGAAATACATTCATGACAGACGTGTATTGCACAGAGACATCAAATCCAAG AACATATTTCTCACACAACATGGAAAAGTAAAACTGGGAGATTTTGGATCTGCACTACTACTTACCAG CCCAATGGCATATGCTTGTTCATATGTAGGTACCCCATATTATGTACCTCCAGAAATCTGGGAGAACACACCCTACAACAATAAAAG TGATATATGGTCTCTGGGATGCATTTTATATGAACTGTGTACTCTTAAACACCCT TTTCAGGCCTATAGCTGGAAACATCTTATCCTCAAGATATGTAAAGGATACTACAATCCACTCCCATCCCATTACACGTATGAACTTCACTATTTGATAAAACAGATGTTTAAAAGGAATCCAAAAAACCGTCCATCAGCTACCACAATTCTTACAAGAAACTGCCTGTCAAAGCTTGTAAGAAACTTTGCTGCAACAGAG GAGAAAGGAGAATATGCAAGAAGTAAGACTAGCAATTTGGACCTGGGGGCCGTTTCCAAAGGTTTCAGTGAATTAGGACTGGAGAAAACGAATGTGGATGAAATAG TCTCCTCACAGGCGGTTTCAACAAGCCCTCACAGACAacagtggggaaagggaagacCCAGTACTATGATCAATGTCCTGGAAAATGCCCCTTTACTTTCTTCCAGTTTTTCAATCCAGGAGGATACAA gtGGCAATGTGAGAAAATATGATGAAAACATCCCACGAAAACAGTGGACCAAGGAACCTCCTGAAACTTTAATGAATATGCTCCACAATGCAGATATTAGCTTAGCTTTCAAAACATACACAATCTACAAAGCAG CCTCAGATGACCTCCTCAGAGGACCACTTACTGAAGAGGTTAAAACTTCTGATGAACCAGATGGAGAAACAATTACAGAGGACAGAGAGAGACTTGAACCTAGATCGGATGAGGAAGACAC GGACTTTGAAGCTGAAGATGATCCAGATTGGGTTTTTGAACTGAAAAGAACTATGATGGAGTCACAGACAGCAAATTAA
- the NEK3 gene encoding serine/threonine-protein kinase Nek3 isoform X1: MDKYTVLRILGEGSFGRVLLVHHKNRNQKYAMKEIRLPKSVIDTEKSWNESILLAKMKHPNIVTYQESFEADGHLYIVMEYCDDGDLMQKIKLQKGKLFPEDTILTWFAQICLGVKYIHDRRVLHRDIKSKNIFLTQHGKVKLGDFGSALLLTSPMAYACSYVGTPYYVPPEIWENTPYNNKRAKNTLPLVEVIMTSTLLNLPVQGSDIWSLGCILYELCTLKHPFQAYSWKHLILKICKGYYNPLPSHYTYELHYLIKQMFKRNPKNRPSATTILTRNCLSKLVRNFAATEEKGEYARSKTSNLDLGAVSKGFSELGLEKTNVDEIVSSQAVSTSPHRQQWGKGRPSTMINVLENAPLLSSSFSIQEDTSGNVRKYDENIPRKQWTKEPPETLMNMLHNADISLAFKTYTIYKAASDDLLRGPLTEEVKTSDEPDGETITEDRERLEPRSDEEDTDFEAEDDPDWVFELKRTMMESQTAN, from the exons ATGGATAAATATACTGTGTTAAGAATTCTCGGAGAAGGATCATTTGGGAGAGTTCTGTTAGTCCATCACAAGAACAGAAATCAGAAATATGCAATGAAGGAAATAAGACTTCCCAAG TCTGTCATTGATACAGAGAAATCTTGGAATGAATCTATTCTGTTGGCTAAAATGAAGCATCCAAATATTGTCACTTACCAGGAATCATTTGAAG CTGATGGACATCTATATATAGTGATGGAATACTGTGACGATGGAGAtctaatgcaaaaaataaaacttCAAAAAGGAAAGTTGTTTCCTGAAGATACG ATACTCACTTGGTTTGCACAGATATGCCTGGGTGTGAAATACATTCATGACAGACGTGTATTGCACAGAGACATCAAATCCAAG AACATATTTCTCACACAACATGGAAAAGTAAAACTGGGAGATTTTGGATCTGCACTACTACTTACCAG CCCAATGGCATATGCTTGTTCATATGTAGGTACCCCATATTATGTACCTCCAGAAATCTGGGAGAACACACCCTACAACAATAAAAG AGCAAAAAACACTCTCCCATTGGTtgaggtgattatgacatcaaCGCTGCTCAATCTCCCTGTTCAGGGCAG TGATATATGGTCTCTGGGATGCATTTTATATGAACTGTGTACTCTTAAACACCCT TTTCAGGCCTATAGCTGGAAACATCTTATCCTCAAGATATGTAAAGGATACTACAATCCACTCCCATCCCATTACACGTATGAACTTCACTATTTGATAAAACAGATGTTTAAAAGGAATCCAAAAAACCGTCCATCAGCTACCACAATTCTTACAAGAAACTGCCTGTCAAAGCTTGTAAGAAACTTTGCTGCAACAGAG GAGAAAGGAGAATATGCAAGAAGTAAGACTAGCAATTTGGACCTGGGGGCCGTTTCCAAAGGTTTCAGTGAATTAGGACTGGAGAAAACGAATGTGGATGAAATAG TCTCCTCACAGGCGGTTTCAACAAGCCCTCACAGACAacagtggggaaagggaagacCCAGTACTATGATCAATGTCCTGGAAAATGCCCCTTTACTTTCTTCCAGTTTTTCAATCCAGGAGGATACAA gtGGCAATGTGAGAAAATATGATGAAAACATCCCACGAAAACAGTGGACCAAGGAACCTCCTGAAACTTTAATGAATATGCTCCACAATGCAGATATTAGCTTAGCTTTCAAAACATACACAATCTACAAAGCAG CCTCAGATGACCTCCTCAGAGGACCACTTACTGAAGAGGTTAAAACTTCTGATGAACCAGATGGAGAAACAATTACAGAGGACAGAGAGAGACTTGAACCTAGATCGGATGAGGAAGACAC GGACTTTGAAGCTGAAGATGATCCAGATTGGGTTTTTGAACTGAAAAGAACTATGATGGAGTCACAGACAGCAAATTAA
- the NEK3 gene encoding serine/threonine-protein kinase Nek3 isoform X3, translated as MDKYTVLRILGEGSFGRVLLVHHKNRNQKYAMKEIRLPKSVIDTEKSWNESILLAKMKHPNIVTYQESFEADGHLYIVMEYCDDGDLMQKIKLQKGKLFPEDTILTWFAQICLGVKYIHDRRVLHRDIKSKNIFLTQHGKVKLGDFGSALLLTSPMAYACSYVGTPYYVPPEIWENTPYNNKRAKNTLPLVEVIMTSTLLNLPVQGSDIWSLGCILYELCTLKHPFQAYSWKHLILKICKGYYNPLPSHYTYELHYLIKQMFKRNPKNRPSATTILTRNCLSKLVRNFAATEEKGEYARSKTSNLDLGAVSKGFSELGLEKTNVDEIVSSQAVSTSPHRQQWGKGRPSTMINVLENAPLLSSSFSIQEDTTSDDLLRGPLTEEVKTSDEPDGETITEDRERLEPRSDEEDTDFEAEDDPDWVFELKRTMMESQTAN; from the exons ATGGATAAATATACTGTGTTAAGAATTCTCGGAGAAGGATCATTTGGGAGAGTTCTGTTAGTCCATCACAAGAACAGAAATCAGAAATATGCAATGAAGGAAATAAGACTTCCCAAG TCTGTCATTGATACAGAGAAATCTTGGAATGAATCTATTCTGTTGGCTAAAATGAAGCATCCAAATATTGTCACTTACCAGGAATCATTTGAAG CTGATGGACATCTATATATAGTGATGGAATACTGTGACGATGGAGAtctaatgcaaaaaataaaacttCAAAAAGGAAAGTTGTTTCCTGAAGATACG ATACTCACTTGGTTTGCACAGATATGCCTGGGTGTGAAATACATTCATGACAGACGTGTATTGCACAGAGACATCAAATCCAAG AACATATTTCTCACACAACATGGAAAAGTAAAACTGGGAGATTTTGGATCTGCACTACTACTTACCAG CCCAATGGCATATGCTTGTTCATATGTAGGTACCCCATATTATGTACCTCCAGAAATCTGGGAGAACACACCCTACAACAATAAAAG AGCAAAAAACACTCTCCCATTGGTtgaggtgattatgacatcaaCGCTGCTCAATCTCCCTGTTCAGGGCAG TGATATATGGTCTCTGGGATGCATTTTATATGAACTGTGTACTCTTAAACACCCT TTTCAGGCCTATAGCTGGAAACATCTTATCCTCAAGATATGTAAAGGATACTACAATCCACTCCCATCCCATTACACGTATGAACTTCACTATTTGATAAAACAGATGTTTAAAAGGAATCCAAAAAACCGTCCATCAGCTACCACAATTCTTACAAGAAACTGCCTGTCAAAGCTTGTAAGAAACTTTGCTGCAACAGAG GAGAAAGGAGAATATGCAAGAAGTAAGACTAGCAATTTGGACCTGGGGGCCGTTTCCAAAGGTTTCAGTGAATTAGGACTGGAGAAAACGAATGTGGATGAAATAG TCTCCTCACAGGCGGTTTCAACAAGCCCTCACAGACAacagtggggaaagggaagacCCAGTACTATGATCAATGTCCTGGAAAATGCCCCTTTACTTTCTTCCAGTTTTTCAATCCAGGAGGATACAA CCTCAGATGACCTCCTCAGAGGACCACTTACTGAAGAGGTTAAAACTTCTGATGAACCAGATGGAGAAACAATTACAGAGGACAGAGAGAGACTTGAACCTAGATCGGATGAGGAAGACAC GGACTTTGAAGCTGAAGATGATCCAGATTGGGTTTTTGAACTGAAAAGAACTATGATGGAGTCACAGACAGCAAATTAA
- the NEK3 gene encoding serine/threonine-protein kinase Nek3 isoform X4: MEYCDDGDLMQKIKLQKGKLFPEDTILTWFAQICLGVKYIHDRRVLHRDIKSKNIFLTQHGKVKLGDFGSALLLTSPMAYACSYVGTPYYVPPEIWENTPYNNKRAKNTLPLVEVIMTSTLLNLPVQGSDIWSLGCILYELCTLKHPFQAYSWKHLILKICKGYYNPLPSHYTYELHYLIKQMFKRNPKNRPSATTILTRNCLSKLVRNFAATEEKGEYARSKTSNLDLGAVSKGFSELGLEKTNVDEIVSSQAVSTSPHRQQWGKGRPSTMINVLENAPLLSSSFSIQEDTSGNVRKYDENIPRKQWTKEPPETLMNMLHNADISLAFKTYTIYKAASDDLLRGPLTEEVKTSDEPDGETITEDRERLEPRSDEEDTDFEAEDDPDWVFELKRTMMESQTAN; the protein is encoded by the exons ATGGAATACTGTGACGATGGAGAtctaatgcaaaaaataaaacttCAAAAAGGAAAGTTGTTTCCTGAAGATACG ATACTCACTTGGTTTGCACAGATATGCCTGGGTGTGAAATACATTCATGACAGACGTGTATTGCACAGAGACATCAAATCCAAG AACATATTTCTCACACAACATGGAAAAGTAAAACTGGGAGATTTTGGATCTGCACTACTACTTACCAG CCCAATGGCATATGCTTGTTCATATGTAGGTACCCCATATTATGTACCTCCAGAAATCTGGGAGAACACACCCTACAACAATAAAAG AGCAAAAAACACTCTCCCATTGGTtgaggtgattatgacatcaaCGCTGCTCAATCTCCCTGTTCAGGGCAG TGATATATGGTCTCTGGGATGCATTTTATATGAACTGTGTACTCTTAAACACCCT TTTCAGGCCTATAGCTGGAAACATCTTATCCTCAAGATATGTAAAGGATACTACAATCCACTCCCATCCCATTACACGTATGAACTTCACTATTTGATAAAACAGATGTTTAAAAGGAATCCAAAAAACCGTCCATCAGCTACCACAATTCTTACAAGAAACTGCCTGTCAAAGCTTGTAAGAAACTTTGCTGCAACAGAG GAGAAAGGAGAATATGCAAGAAGTAAGACTAGCAATTTGGACCTGGGGGCCGTTTCCAAAGGTTTCAGTGAATTAGGACTGGAGAAAACGAATGTGGATGAAATAG TCTCCTCACAGGCGGTTTCAACAAGCCCTCACAGACAacagtggggaaagggaagacCCAGTACTATGATCAATGTCCTGGAAAATGCCCCTTTACTTTCTTCCAGTTTTTCAATCCAGGAGGATACAA gtGGCAATGTGAGAAAATATGATGAAAACATCCCACGAAAACAGTGGACCAAGGAACCTCCTGAAACTTTAATGAATATGCTCCACAATGCAGATATTAGCTTAGCTTTCAAAACATACACAATCTACAAAGCAG CCTCAGATGACCTCCTCAGAGGACCACTTACTGAAGAGGTTAAAACTTCTGATGAACCAGATGGAGAAACAATTACAGAGGACAGAGAGAGACTTGAACCTAGATCGGATGAGGAAGACAC GGACTTTGAAGCTGAAGATGATCCAGATTGGGTTTTTGAACTGAAAAGAACTATGATGGAGTCACAGACAGCAAATTAA